From one Streptomyces sp. N50 genomic stretch:
- a CDS encoding branched-chain amino acid ABC transporter permease yields the protein MNTLPQQLANGLLLGSMYGLIAIGYTMVYGIVQLINFAHGEIFMTGAFGALTVYAYILPDGTSMVVAVPLMLIGGGIVSVLVAVGAERFAYRPLRQAPRLAPLITAIGLSLSLQELVRNFYPGADKARSFPSLDGNHDIGSVTISDADIFLVIAAIVCMSGLAWFVRKSRTGRAMQATAQDPDTAQLMGIDTNRIIVIAFAIGGFFAAVAAVSYGLKYGNIDYRMGFLMGLKAFTAAVMGGIGNIYGAMLGGVVLGVAETLASAYISKIPGMEQLGGSSWANVWAFCLLILVLLFRPQGLLGERVADRA from the coding sequence GTGAACACCCTGCCGCAGCAGCTGGCCAACGGGCTGCTCCTAGGCTCGATGTACGGGCTGATCGCCATCGGCTACACGATGGTGTACGGCATCGTCCAGCTCATCAACTTCGCGCACGGCGAGATCTTCATGACCGGCGCCTTCGGCGCCCTCACGGTCTACGCCTACATCCTGCCCGACGGCACCTCGATGGTGGTCGCCGTACCACTCATGCTGATCGGCGGCGGAATCGTCTCCGTCCTCGTCGCGGTAGGGGCCGAACGATTCGCCTACCGCCCCCTGCGGCAAGCACCACGGCTGGCCCCCCTCATCACCGCCATCGGCCTGTCCCTGTCCCTCCAGGAACTCGTCCGGAACTTCTACCCGGGCGCCGACAAGGCCCGCTCCTTCCCCAGCCTCGACGGCAACCACGACATCGGCTCCGTCACCATCTCCGACGCCGACATCTTCCTGGTCATCGCCGCCATCGTCTGCATGTCCGGCCTCGCCTGGTTCGTCCGCAAGAGCCGCACCGGCCGCGCCATGCAGGCCACCGCGCAGGACCCGGACACCGCGCAGCTCATGGGCATCGACACCAACCGCATCATCGTCATAGCGTTCGCCATCGGCGGCTTCTTCGCCGCCGTAGCAGCCGTCTCCTACGGCCTGAAGTACGGCAACATCGACTACCGCATGGGCTTCCTGATGGGCCTCAAGGCCTTCACCGCGGCCGTCATGGGCGGCATCGGCAACATCTACGGCGCCATGCTCGGTGGAGTCGTCCTCGGCGTCGCCGAGACCCTCGCCTCCGCCTACATCAGCAAGATCCCCGGCATGGAACAGCTCGGCGGCTCCAGCTGGGCCAACGTCTGGGCCTTCTGTCTCCTCATCCTCGTACTGCTGTTCAGGCCACAGGGCCTGCTCGGCGAACGCGTCGCGGACAGGGCGTGA